A window of Benincasa hispida cultivar B227 chromosome 9, ASM972705v1, whole genome shotgun sequence genomic DNA:
TAATGAGCAATCCTTCTATCTTATACTCCATGGCTCTATTTCTTCATGTGCTTGTAAATTAATTACCGGATCCTTTTGGTCAGGTCTAGCAACAGTAATCGGGTTGAAGTATGTATCTCCTGCAAAAGGAAATGGCCAACCAATAATGAAGGTGAAGTCTTTAGTCTCCAATGAGTACAAAGATCTCGTTGAGTTAGCAGCTCTTCACTGAGGGTCGTGTACAAAAAGGAACAAAAATCCTTTATGCTTTTTGGATTTTGCATGTATAACAAGCAATTCTCTTTGAATATAAGTAGCGTCTAGTCTCTGTGGAAAGAGTGTAGAAAATTAGGGTTATGCCATTGCGTTGTATATTTCTTCGCCCTTCttaatcatatatatatctatCAAGCCGTTTCACTTGTGTGTTTTGCTCATGTACTTGTGTCATATGATTTCATATTTTACCCATCGACATGTAGCTTTCTGTACCAATGTTCCAGAATGAGTTCTAATCCTTTGGCCAACTTCTTTATGACTCACTCACTCTCTTTTTGGTTTAGGGCTAAAGCAGCTAGTTTTATACCAAAATATACGTTAACCATATtgcattttgtttttggttttttattattgaaaattaagcttttttttttttttttaagaattgaattcttagtcaaatttcaagagtaaaaataagtttttataaactttcaatttaataactaaaaacaaaaatcagatGATTACCGAATGGagtttaagtatttttttaattgatttttgttgGAGATTTGGTAAAAATGaattatgagaaaaagaaaaaatcaaaacattCACCCCTAAAGCATAAGATCGGAGTGAAGATATAATTGCTATTGGGACTTCTTGTATTGTACAATGTTGCACTAATCTTTCTCCATTTTATTTGGATTTTCAAGTTAAtctttctaaaacaaaatgcTAGCAATTTGACTAAGTTTTGTGAATTTCTAGATTATTTATTCATTGGGAATTAGGAACCAAACTGCTTAAAACTTTGTTGAAACCTGTccattgaaattcaaaataattttgtttaaaaggtGGAAGGCCATCTAAAACATTCTCTGAATTGATCTTCTAAGATTGAAAATGCTAAAGGATTACAAAATGAAGTTGTAGCTTATAAATTGAGTAATATATGGGATTAGCTCTACTGCATGTTTACATTCTTGAACATCAGTACAGGAAATCACAACATATTTACCaaacctttctttttttttttttttttttttcccctttggtTTGTTTCCTTTCTGACTCAAGCAATCAGACACTCccacataataaataaaaaagaaaagagagagaaaaaaagagagagagagaaaagataaGGAACACACATGGATTGCAGATTAGTCTATCCAAACTCAGCCAAGTAGTATCCGGTTTGAACCTTCATGACATATGCTATAAGGCCTTGTTTTCACAGCCCTCCAAATGTTGAAATCATCTACCATTGAGATTAGAAAAATGAGCAAACATTGCACTTCCTGAGTGATCATCAATGGCTTGTACCTCTGCTGGCTGCCTATTCTGTTCCGGCTGCACGGCAGGACGGTTGTCGGAGTTCGGTGCATTTGTCGAAGAATCGGCAGCAGTAGGGGTAGCCGGGGCGACAGTTGCTGTGCCTGCAGCTTTGCTTTCATCTTCAGTCTTTCCTTGTGAGAATGCTTCTTGTAGTTGTAATGCATACTCCAAATTCCACAACACATCCCCCATGCTTGGTCTATCTACACCATGTTCAGCAAGACATTTCTCTGCTGCTTCTGCAAACTTCTTCATGGACTCGGGATTTATAGCTCCAACTAGAAGTGGATCCATTATCTTTTCCAAACACCCTTTTTTCTTACATTGCATTGCCCAATCAGCCAAGTTCACTTGTTCTCTTGTCAAAGATGGGTTGATTGCTGGCCTTGCACATAAAGCCTCAAGAAGAACAACTCCAAAGGAATAAACATCTGATTTTTCTGTCAACTGTTGCCTCCTAAAGTATTCTGGATCCAAATATCCAAAACTTCCCTTCACTGCAGTACTAACATGTCCTTGTCCCATTGGAGCATCCTTTGATAGCCCGAAATCGGCGACTTTTGCAGTGAAGTTTTCGTCGAGTAAAATGTTGGTTGTTTTGACATCACGGTGAATAATTCCTTGTGCTGTTCCTGTGTGAAGGTAATGAAGACCTCGAGCTGCTCCGATACAGATCTCTAGCCTTTGCTTCCATGACAATGGAGATAAGTCCTTTCCATACAAGTGATCTCTGAATGGACCATTTGACATGAACTCATATACCAAGATCATTTCAGCATTTTCATCACAGTACCCAATCAAAGAAACCAAATGCCTGTGTCTGAGTTTTGAAAGCATCTGAATTTCTGTTTGGAATTCTGTTATGCCTTGCTCAGATTGTGGATTTCCTCTCTTAACTGCAACTTTAGTCCCTTCATCAATCACCCCAAGGTACACATTTCCAAACCCACCAACACCAATTATTGAATTGGGATCAAAGTTCTTGGTGGCTTCTTGGAGTTCTGCCAAAGTGAAGAACCTACCAAGGCCTAAAGTTGAGGAGTAAATATTGGTCTTGTGTGATCCATATGAAGTCTTGCTTGTCATAAAGCTTGAGTCACCAGCATGTACAGGAAGCAACCAGGAAGAGAAACTGTTCCTCTTCTGCCAATCTTGAGGCCTTTTATGCCATTTCATCACCATGGCACCAAGCCCGACAAACGCCCCAAACATCATCGCAAACCCAACGGCAGCGACTGTGCCACGGTTAGACCCATTTGCAGACTTACCATCCACTCCAAACTCTCCATCCAAACTATTAACAGAATTGCTTATTTTCAATACCTCTAAGCCATTTAGAATGGCATTCGCATCACCAGTTTCGAGATTAGCTGGACTAACTTGAACTGTCAGTCCATCTACAATCAAGGAAGCATTAACCACAACATCCTTGTAGTATGCAGTTGCCAAACTTCCTAGCTTATGTGACAAATCCAAGTTGGTTATGGCAGCCTTCCCATTTACATAAACATTGAAATACAGATCATTGAGTACTTTGCTGACAATGTCACAGAAATGGAAGCGAATCAGATACCCAAATGATGGATCTGCCTCAAATTTCCATGTGATATTGAAATTTGGTACACTAACTTGAGCATCTCCCATTTGAACTGCACTCGCATATACACTTGGAGGAGCAATTAACATGCCCGTTTCTTTCAATCCTCCTTGGTACTTGATGCTGTTTGTCTCAACAACCACACTCTTACCAGCAGCTTTGGGCGTCCTGTAAACTTCATCTATCTCCCATGTCCTCCCAAGAGTGTCATTTCTTGGAGTGATTATAGGTCCTCCCATGTTTAACCTATACAATGTCTGAAATGCATATTTTGTCAGGCCGTCGATTGTCCCCACTGGAGACAGCTCGACATTCGAGTCGGCGATCAAGTCCACCGGAGCCGAGACGACCTCGATGGCATTGATGAAAGCGGCTGAATTCCTCATAGGGAGGAACTTGATTGACAGTTTTGGTTCAGTGATATTGAGGAGAAACTCCTTGAGAACATATGCGGATTCATTATTGATGTTGAAGCTGTGAAGCAATACATACTTTTCAGTAACTACTGAAAATTTGGCCTGCAAGAGATCAAAGTCGTTGCTTTTAACAGGCATGAAATGTAGACGCACCCAATGCCATCCAGGCTCTGCCATCTGAAATATGTAAGTAGCTTCTTGGAGGAAGACTCTGGCTGTCAAGTCGACCGGGGATGGTGCCTTCGTCTCCGGTGGGGCGGTTGCTATGATATCATCCTTGGCATCTAAGAATTGCTTGGATTGCTCATCGGTTTTGAACACTCTTCCATCAGGGAGTGCACCAAGTTCCTTGTTGGCACCACAGTCAATGAGAAAATTATCTTTGGGAATGAAGGAAGCGCCTGGCCCGACTGCGAATGCAGCGTTCGGACCGTTAAATATGAAACAGAGAAAAACCAGGAGGATAGCCATCGAAGAAGATGACATTAATGGAGAGGAGAtacttgaaattttcttcttttctttgatcTCCATTCCCTCCTGGGTGAGGAGGTCTgaatcaaaaaagaaaagaaaacaacacaAAGCTACGGATTTCTAAAAAGAGTCTCTATTATGCCTTTTTCCTAAACCACTTGGTTATTTTTATCCACCTTTTTTAAATGGATGAGATGTAGTTTTGAATAATTTCTCAACAATATTCAGCCAAGAATTGGTTGTCCCAAGAATTTTGGCCCATTGAAGTTCTTGTTGGTTTTTGGCCACTTCCTTTTTTTAGCTTCACCACCCAAATCAGAAGCGCACACACATTTGAAAGAGTCAAAGGCTATAACTTTTATGGTTCACCATTCACCCCCttgctattttttttgtattacaaaattcattttcaatccctTCTGGTGTAGACTTAGAGAGTTTCATTGCCATTTTTCcccaaatatttttaatataagaatGTCAAAGTGTATTATATAAGAATTTGGAGTaactatttatagagcttaactGAGGTTTCTACCGGGGATACAGTTTCACATGCTTAAAGCTTCAATCTATGGGATCATCATTAGAATAACGCTTTATGATCATTTGAGTTGaagacatatatttttttttttatcaattttgttTCTTCGAGACATGTAGCAACTTCATCAGAAATTTTGTGTTCTATCTGATAATATgatattgaaataattttaaaaatctatctGTTTGTTCGTGCTTTATCTACCTTCCTTTACTTATTTCTTGCCTTAGATTTGGTTAACAAAATGAATTAGCAACCGCATTTAAAGGAATCATGTCCTTGATTCACATATTAATGcattttaatgaagaaacttcTTTAGGGTCGATGCCATTAAGGATGACCTGCAACTCAGTCCGTGAGTAATATATGTGACTGgtaattattcttttattattattttaaaatcttaatttttatttactcTATTGAATAGTGGATCTGTATTTGGATGGACATACCAAAATCAGAgctaaatatttcaaaatcaaaccaaaagCCACCAGCACTCACATACATGCAAAAATGGA
This region includes:
- the LOC120085636 gene encoding probable receptor-like protein kinase At4g39110, with the protein product MEIKEKKKISSISSPLMSSSSMAILLVFLCFIFNGPNAAFAVGPGASFIPKDNFLIDCGANKELGALPDGRVFKTDEQSKQFLDAKDDIIATAPPETKAPSPVDLTARVFLQEATYIFQMAEPGWHWVRLHFMPVKSNDFDLLQAKFSVVTEKYVLLHSFNINNESAYVLKEFLLNITEPKLSIKFLPMRNSAAFINAIEVVSAPVDLIADSNVELSPVGTIDGLTKYAFQTLYRLNMGGPIITPRNDTLGRTWEIDEVYRTPKAAGKSVVVETNSIKYQGGLKETGMLIAPPSVYASAVQMGDAQVSVPNFNITWKFEADPSFGYLIRFHFCDIVSKVLNDLYFNVYVNGKAAITNLDLSHKLGSLATAYYKDVVVNASLIVDGLTVQVSPANLETGDANAILNGLEVLKISNSVNSLDGEFGVDGKSANGSNRGTVAAVGFAMMFGAFVGLGAMVMKWHKRPQDWQKRNSFSSWLLPVHAGDSSFMTSKTSYGSHKTNIYSSTLGLGRFFTLAELQEATKNFDPNSIIGVGGFGNVYLGVIDEGTKVAVKRGNPQSEQGITEFQTEIQMLSKLRHRHLVSLIGYCDENAEMILVYEFMSNGPFRDHLYGKDLSPLSWKQRLEICIGAARGLHYLHTGTAQGIIHRDVKTTNILLDENFTAKVADFGLSKDAPMGQGHVSTAVKGSFGYLDPEYFRRQQLTEKSDVYSFGVVLLEALCARPAINPSLTREQVNLADWAMQCKKKGCLEKIMDPLLVGAINPESMKKFAEAAEKCLAEHGVDRPSMGDVLWNLEYALQLQEAFSQGKTEDESKAAGTATVAPATPTAADSSTNAPNSDNRPAVQPEQNRQPAEVQAIDDHSGSAMFAHFSNLNGR